The Myxococcota bacterium genome has a segment encoding these proteins:
- a CDS encoding GMC oxidoreductase, which translates to MIVDAVELEDGAIVRADVCVVGAGAAGIALALELRDRGLEVVVLEGGGLELEPDAQALYASAQVGIQTDPLDVNRLRVLGGTTGHWGGWCFPLDESDFEERPWIPHSGWPFARAALDDDYATAHRILGFDAFDYDFRRWRTDEEARDDVGLDTPTLRNFVIHRSRPPIRLGTAYRDALRDARDVRVVLHANALEIEVDGEARTATGVRASTLAGRALRVHARRYVVATGAVENARLLLASTSVQREGLGNGRDLVGRFFLQHPQVVEARWATDPGMEAMVGRGSASPHAIVATAVTPAAARAERMAGYHVLVLGGGSPHRKGILGPVREAVEQLRAIYDPAGGERLERDVAAFVAGVEHDARGAREGFVATLAERPEQVPNPDSRITLGEERDALGMRRVVMDWRLGELDLHTLARGRALVAKELGRLGLGRVRDWPAGYDPSARGAGYLHGGHHHFGTTRMSDDPARGVVDRNARVHGIDNLYVAGSSVFPTCGFANPTLTIVALAVRLARELRRSLGAEG; encoded by the coding sequence GTGATCGTCGACGCGGTCGAGCTCGAGGACGGCGCGATCGTCCGCGCCGACGTGTGCGTCGTCGGCGCCGGCGCCGCCGGCATCGCGCTCGCGCTCGAGCTGCGCGACCGCGGCCTCGAGGTCGTCGTGCTCGAGGGCGGCGGCCTCGAGCTCGAGCCGGATGCGCAGGCGCTCTACGCGTCGGCGCAGGTCGGCATCCAGACCGATCCGCTCGACGTGAACCGCTTGCGCGTGCTCGGCGGGACGACCGGCCACTGGGGCGGCTGGTGCTTCCCGCTCGACGAGAGCGACTTCGAGGAACGGCCCTGGATCCCGCACAGCGGCTGGCCGTTCGCGCGCGCGGCGCTCGACGACGACTACGCCACCGCGCACCGCATCCTCGGCTTCGACGCGTTCGACTACGACTTCCGCCGCTGGCGCACGGACGAGGAGGCGCGCGACGACGTCGGCCTCGACACGCCGACGCTGCGCAACTTCGTGATCCACCGCAGCCGCCCGCCGATCCGCCTCGGTACCGCCTACCGCGACGCGCTGCGCGACGCGCGCGACGTGCGCGTCGTCCTGCACGCGAACGCGCTCGAGATCGAGGTCGACGGCGAGGCCCGCACGGCGACCGGCGTGCGCGCGTCGACGCTCGCCGGCCGCGCGCTCCGCGTGCACGCGCGCCGCTACGTGGTCGCGACCGGCGCGGTCGAGAACGCGCGCCTGCTGCTCGCGTCGACGTCCGTGCAGCGCGAGGGGCTCGGCAACGGGCGCGACCTCGTGGGGCGCTTCTTCCTGCAGCACCCGCAGGTGGTCGAGGCGCGCTGGGCGACGGACCCGGGAATGGAGGCGATGGTCGGGCGCGGCAGCGCGTCGCCGCACGCGATCGTCGCGACGGCGGTGACGCCCGCGGCCGCGCGCGCCGAGCGGATGGCGGGCTACCACGTGCTCGTGCTCGGCGGGGGCTCGCCGCACCGCAAGGGCATCCTCGGGCCGGTGCGCGAGGCGGTCGAGCAGCTGCGCGCCATCTACGACCCGGCGGGCGGCGAGCGGCTCGAGCGCGACGTCGCCGCCTTCGTCGCCGGCGTCGAGCACGACGCGCGCGGCGCGCGCGAGGGCTTCGTCGCGACGCTCGCCGAGCGGCCCGAGCAGGTGCCGAACCCCGACAGCCGCATCACGCTCGGCGAGGAGCGCGACGCGCTCGGCATGCGACGCGTGGTGATGGACTGGAGGCTCGGCGAGCTCGACCTGCACACGCTCGCGCGCGGGCGCGCGCTCGTGGCGAAGGAGCTCGGGCGCCTCGGGCTCGGCCGCGTGCGCGACTGGCCCGCCGGCTACGACCCGAGCGCGCGCGGCGCGGGCTACCTGCACGGCGGGCACCACCACTTCGGGACGACGCGCATGAGCGACGACCCCGCGCGCGGCGTCGTCGACCGCAACGCGCGCGTGCACGGCATCGACAACCTCTACGTCGCGGGGAGCTCGGTGTTCCCGACGTGCGGCTTCGCGAACCCGACGCTCACGATCGTGGCGCTCGCGGTGCGGCTCGCGCGCGAGCTGCGGCGAAGCCTCGGGGCCGAAGGCTAG
- a CDS encoding aldo/keto reductase translates to MRDDDESEARGRGERAQRDAGIDRRAFLRGSARVGLGSIALLSGCDGAGAEDAATGGRTPAQTPEIRRRSVLGRTGIEIPDIGFGGWGLDGQDDVVRHALDRGVTHFDSAPDYADGRSEETIGRALAGDRARVTLSTKCMARADATRDEIMRSLEGSLRRLRTDRVDVFFNHAVNRVERIRNPEWSEFVARAKQQGKIRASGMSGHGGRLAECVDAAIDDDLADVFLLAHNYANLPSFWTQAQRFKDVFTGGFDFVAYQSELPRLLERAHASGHGVMVMKTRRGAQYNDLSRFRRDGASPTQAALRWVLAGPHVHGLIVTMLSREEVDHDLVASGASEPTLADTEALLRHEARNAGALCQLGCGDCASACPAGVDVAGALRARMYAERYARPDVAAREYAALAAPAAACATCASPVCRSACPGDLDIRALASGAHRALAPAPHSRLPRA, encoded by the coding sequence ATGCGCGACGACGACGAGAGCGAAGCGCGCGGCCGCGGCGAGCGCGCCCAGCGCGACGCGGGCATCGACCGGCGCGCCTTCCTCCGCGGGTCGGCGCGCGTCGGCCTCGGCTCGATCGCGCTGCTCTCGGGATGCGACGGCGCGGGCGCGGAGGACGCCGCGACCGGCGGGCGCACGCCCGCGCAGACGCCCGAGATCCGGCGGCGCTCCGTGCTCGGCCGCACGGGCATCGAGATCCCCGACATCGGCTTCGGCGGCTGGGGCCTCGACGGCCAGGACGACGTCGTCCGTCACGCGCTCGACCGCGGCGTCACGCACTTCGACTCCGCACCCGACTACGCCGACGGCCGCTCCGAGGAGACGATCGGCCGCGCGCTCGCCGGCGATCGCGCGCGCGTGACGCTCTCGACGAAGTGCATGGCGCGCGCCGACGCGACGCGCGACGAGATCATGCGCTCGCTCGAGGGGAGCCTGCGGCGGCTGCGCACCGACCGGGTCGACGTCTTCTTCAACCACGCCGTGAACCGCGTCGAGCGCATCCGCAACCCCGAGTGGAGCGAGTTCGTCGCGCGCGCGAAGCAGCAGGGGAAGATCCGCGCGAGCGGCATGTCGGGCCACGGCGGACGGCTCGCCGAGTGCGTCGACGCGGCGATCGACGACGACCTGGCCGACGTGTTCCTGCTCGCGCACAACTACGCGAACCTGCCCTCGTTCTGGACGCAGGCGCAGCGCTTCAAGGACGTGTTCACGGGCGGCTTCGACTTCGTCGCCTATCAGTCGGAGCTGCCGCGCCTGCTCGAGCGCGCGCACGCGAGCGGCCACGGCGTGATGGTGATGAAGACGCGCCGCGGCGCGCAGTACAACGACCTGTCGCGCTTCCGGCGCGACGGCGCGAGCCCGACGCAGGCCGCCCTGCGCTGGGTGCTCGCCGGCCCGCACGTCCACGGCCTGATCGTGACCATGCTGAGCCGCGAGGAGGTCGACCACGACCTCGTCGCGTCGGGCGCGAGCGAGCCGACGCTCGCCGACACCGAGGCGCTGCTGCGCCACGAGGCGCGCAACGCGGGCGCGCTCTGCCAGCTCGGCTGCGGCGACTGCGCGAGCGCGTGCCCGGCGGGCGTCGACGTCGCGGGAGCGCTGCGCGCGCGCATGTACGCCGAGCGCTACGCGCGGCCCGACGTCGCCGCGCGCGAGTACGCGGCGCTCGCCGCGCCCGCGGCGGCGTGCGCGACCTGCGCGTCTCCCGTCTGCCGCAGCGCCTGCCCGGGCGACCTCGACATCCGCGCGCTCGCGAGCGGCGCGCACCGCGCGCTCGCACCGGCGCCGCACTCGCGCCTCCCGCGCGCCTAG
- a CDS encoding rhodanese-like domain-containing protein encodes MTRTPHRTSPARTFALLATALLVLSPLGAACAADEAPILVPSELAQRLASDAPPVVLDVRTDAEWNEGHIAGAIHVPVDEIEARMAEVPRDRDVVVHCAVGPRARRAEAALAGAGYDRLLHLEGGFRAWSAAGLPFEK; translated from the coding sequence GTGACGCGCACGCCGCACCGCACGTCGCCCGCTCGCACGTTCGCGCTGCTCGCCACCGCCCTGCTCGTGCTGTCGCCGCTCGGCGCGGCGTGCGCGGCCGACGAAGCCCCGATCCTCGTCCCGAGCGAGCTCGCGCAGCGCCTGGCCTCCGACGCGCCGCCCGTCGTGCTCGACGTGCGCACCGACGCGGAGTGGAACGAGGGCCACATCGCCGGCGCGATCCACGTCCCGGTCGACGAGATCGAAGCGCGCATGGCCGAGGTGCCGCGCGACCGCGACGTCGTCGTGCACTGCGCCGTCGGCCCGCGCGCGCGGCGCGCCGAGGCCGCGCTCGCGGGCGCGGGCTACGACCGGCTGCTCCACCTCGAGGGCGGCTTCAGGGCCTGGAGCGCGGCCGGCCTCCCGTTCGAGAAGTAG
- a CDS encoding BolA family protein: MALQILNAGPDPEKVASDLRRRIEDALDDAQVNVSSAGPGHFEIRVVSRAFEGLGRVKQQQLVYAAITDLMSGPNAPVHAIDRMECLTP, encoded by the coding sequence ATGGCGCTGCAGATCCTGAACGCCGGTCCCGACCCCGAGAAGGTCGCGTCCGATCTCCGCCGCCGGATCGAGGACGCGCTCGACGACGCGCAGGTGAACGTCTCGTCCGCCGGCCCCGGGCACTTCGAGATCCGCGTGGTGTCGCGCGCCTTCGAGGGGCTCGGGCGCGTGAAGCAGCAGCAGCTCGTCTACGCCGCGATCACCGATCTCATGTCCGGGCCGAACGCGCCCGTGCACGCGATCGACCGGATGGAGTGCCTGACGCCGTGA
- the grxD gene encoding Grx4 family monothiol glutaredoxin, which produces MSLDDALREQLSDLIAAHPVTLFMKGTRQQPQCGFSNTVVRILDTLVPDYQTVDVLSNPDIREGIKLFSSWPTIPQLYVRGEFVGGCDIVQEMFESGELATALGVSLPDGAAPAIEISDEAAEQLRAAVAQQSGPGRGLHLAVDARFQANLFIGPVGGNEVAVESNGVRLLLDPVSAARADGIRMDVVSTPQGPGFKIHNPNAPQVKPMSVKELAALLDAGERFELLDVRTEEERERARIPGATLMTDAQAERLEALPKSTKIVFHCHHGGRSQRAAEHFAALGFTDVHNVEGGIDAWSREVDPSVPRY; this is translated from the coding sequence ATGAGCCTCGACGACGCCCTGCGCGAGCAGCTTTCCGACCTCATCGCCGCGCATCCGGTCACGCTGTTCATGAAGGGCACGCGCCAGCAGCCGCAGTGCGGCTTCTCGAACACCGTCGTGCGCATCCTCGACACGCTCGTCCCCGACTACCAGACGGTCGACGTCCTCTCGAACCCCGACATCCGCGAAGGCATCAAGCTCTTCTCGTCGTGGCCCACGATCCCGCAGCTGTACGTGCGCGGCGAGTTCGTGGGCGGGTGCGACATCGTCCAGGAGATGTTCGAGTCGGGCGAGCTCGCGACCGCGCTCGGCGTGTCCCTGCCGGACGGCGCGGCGCCGGCGATCGAGATCAGCGACGAGGCCGCCGAGCAGCTGCGCGCGGCGGTCGCGCAGCAGTCGGGCCCCGGGCGCGGCCTGCACCTCGCGGTCGACGCGCGCTTCCAGGCGAACCTGTTCATCGGTCCGGTCGGCGGCAACGAGGTCGCCGTCGAGTCGAACGGCGTCCGCCTCCTGCTCGACCCGGTGAGCGCCGCGCGCGCGGACGGCATCCGCATGGACGTCGTGAGCACGCCGCAGGGCCCGGGCTTCAAGATCCACAACCCGAACGCGCCGCAGGTGAAGCCGATGAGCGTGAAGGAGCTCGCGGCGCTCCTCGACGCGGGCGAGCGCTTCGAGCTGCTCGACGTCCGCACCGAGGAGGAGCGCGAGCGCGCGCGCATCCCGGGCGCGACGCTGATGACCGACGCGCAGGCCGAGCGCCTCGAAGCCCTCCCGAAGTCGACGAAGATCGTCTTCCACTGCCACCACGGCGGCCGCAGCCAGCGCGCGGCCGAGCACTTCGCGGCACTCGGGTTCACCGACGTCCACAACGTCGAGGGCGGCATCGACGCGTGGTCGCGCGAGGTCGACCCGAGCGTTCCGCGGTACTGA
- a CDS encoding HDOD domain-containing protein — MSGPGGSGAGEAQERKRDRERGRDDECESALDAYVAAASTALPAIPRIAAEIARLAGEPTAPLDELRRLVERDPALTARILKTSNSPVYDFPEEVRSLSLAFSLLGREAVCNSVLAVSMERSYERLGLMERLLWQHATLAGPVAARLAEHPAIKLDAKQAYTAGTLHDVGKIALANSHPDEYERVVSRVYNEATSFVAVEREHFGFDHAQLGARVATAWSLPAGLVAVIEHHHDPAALACLPDETANMTALVSLATACLTRLGVGRREPVPDLDLTAHPAWRYLGLERGELDRVLGVCRHAIAKNRRLVR; from the coding sequence ATGAGCGGGCCCGGCGGCAGCGGCGCAGGCGAGGCGCAGGAGCGGAAGCGGGATCGGGAGCGCGGGCGCGACGACGAGTGCGAGAGCGCGCTCGACGCCTACGTCGCCGCGGCCTCGACCGCGCTGCCGGCCATCCCGCGCATCGCGGCGGAGATCGCGCGGCTCGCCGGGGAGCCGACGGCGCCCCTCGACGAGCTCCGCCGCCTGGTCGAGCGCGACCCGGCGCTCACCGCCCGCATCCTCAAGACCTCGAACTCTCCCGTCTACGACTTCCCCGAGGAGGTGCGGAGCCTGTCGCTCGCCTTCTCGCTGCTCGGCCGCGAGGCGGTGTGCAACTCGGTGCTCGCCGTCTCGATGGAGCGCTCGTACGAGCGGCTCGGGCTCATGGAGCGGCTGCTCTGGCAGCACGCGACGCTCGCCGGCCCGGTCGCGGCGCGGCTCGCCGAGCACCCGGCGATCAAGCTCGACGCGAAGCAGGCCTACACCGCGGGCACGCTCCACGACGTCGGGAAGATCGCGCTCGCGAACTCGCACCCGGACGAGTACGAGCGCGTCGTGTCGCGCGTCTACAACGAGGCCACGTCGTTCGTCGCGGTCGAGCGCGAGCACTTCGGGTTCGACCACGCACAGCTCGGCGCGCGCGTCGCGACGGCGTGGTCGCTCCCGGCCGGGCTCGTCGCCGTGATCGAGCACCACCACGATCCGGCGGCGCTCGCGTGCCTGCCCGACGAGACCGCGAACATGACCGCGCTCGTGTCGCTCGCGACGGCGTGCCTGACGCGCCTCGGCGTCGGGCGACGCGAGCCCGTCCCCGACCTCGACCTCACGGCGCATCCCGCGTGGCGCTACCTCGGCCTCGAGCGCGGCGAGCTCGACCGCGTGCTCGGCGTCTGCCGCCACGCGATCGCGAAGAACCGCCGCCTCGTCCGCTGA
- a CDS encoding DUF2791 family P-loop domain-containing protein → MDVSDTITLVGRERELRVLRSELAEAGRGSARLAFVVGEPGIGKTHTILALAARAAREGTAVAWGRAHEGGAAPLYWPWTRVLGALAEACDAPERDALEHARQALRADVGRGAGDGAIEAARFALYDRVVRAIADAARARPALLVLDDLHWADVGSLQLLEFAARELLHAPVLVVATLRDGALVAGDERARILASLMAASRTVALGGLPRDDVAALLARRLDAAPEADVVDEVRSTTGGNPFLVLEVANLLSPSGERLALGGVPPGARALLQQRLDGLPERERRTLEAAAVVGVEFDLDVLAMLLDEPEASVRASLASAGRRGFVTEVDGVLYRHAFAHALLRETLYEQLPAARRIALHAAVVRALEAQGAAADERLATLAHHAFEAARGGDAGVALRHCTAAGEHALARLAFDDAISHFERALAAQPHAGAGKGWALFAGLGQALHVTGHQERARAMFARAVDAARAAGPTAFASAVLRVAASAAETLVQDGEITALLEEALAGLPPDATPLRAFLLARLAWGLQIVPGARARARRLSDEAADVARALGNPRALEFVLTPRLRGLLGPDDADERRATIDEILRLDPTPSAELDAWLTRIGDLAEAGDRAGLDAAIAVFARASAALGMPYFAWAAARFDTAIALLDGRLDDAESLAARALELGGRVLRRSPGLEYAQQMFLLRGWQDRLEELAPALAAGFGEAPLNPAWRCAVADFCSVTGRVAEARRELDAIAASGFDAIPREGAWLMSMSMLAGVCARIDARPHAEPLYELLLPYRDRIAISRPLVVLVEPVELSLAKLAETLEWWSEAEAHLDRAAKRALEMRAPLWQGEVLLHRGVVLGRRGHEGDRAAAAAALDEAESLGRAHGMRLLVRWVAEARSALAVDRAQLGPAGTDERTARARVGVFREEGEMWTLAFESRTSHLRPMVGLSYIAALLAAPGRAVHAAALVASAARVGPRGEAQAAGDAGEHLDAAARAQYERRRREAREALAEAERCHDLGRAETLRFEVEMLEAEVARAVGLGGRARRAGSAQERARVSVTRAIKYAIDKIAPCDPALAEHLRRSIRTGTFASYEPASRDRVDWRL, encoded by the coding sequence ATGGACGTTTCCGACACGATCACCCTCGTGGGGCGCGAGCGCGAGCTGCGCGTCCTGCGCAGCGAGCTCGCCGAGGCCGGCCGCGGCAGCGCGCGCCTCGCGTTCGTCGTCGGCGAGCCGGGCATCGGGAAGACGCACACGATCCTCGCGCTGGCCGCGCGCGCCGCGCGCGAGGGGACCGCCGTCGCGTGGGGGCGCGCGCACGAGGGAGGCGCCGCGCCGCTCTACTGGCCGTGGACGCGGGTGCTCGGCGCGCTCGCGGAGGCGTGCGACGCGCCGGAGCGCGACGCGCTCGAGCACGCGCGGCAGGCGCTGCGCGCCGACGTCGGGCGCGGCGCGGGCGACGGCGCCATCGAGGCCGCGCGATTCGCGCTCTACGACCGAGTCGTCCGCGCGATCGCGGACGCGGCGCGCGCGCGACCCGCGCTGCTGGTCCTCGACGACCTCCACTGGGCGGACGTCGGCTCGCTGCAGCTGCTCGAGTTCGCCGCGCGCGAGCTGCTGCACGCGCCGGTGCTCGTCGTGGCGACGCTGCGCGACGGCGCGCTCGTCGCCGGCGACGAGCGCGCGCGCATCCTCGCGTCCTTGATGGCGGCGTCGCGCACGGTCGCGCTCGGCGGACTGCCGCGCGACGACGTGGCCGCGCTCCTCGCGCGTCGCCTCGACGCGGCGCCCGAGGCGGACGTCGTCGACGAGGTGCGGTCGACGACCGGTGGCAATCCGTTCCTCGTGCTCGAGGTCGCGAACCTGCTGTCGCCGTCGGGCGAGCGCCTCGCCCTCGGCGGCGTCCCGCCCGGCGCGCGCGCCCTCCTGCAGCAGCGCCTCGACGGCCTGCCCGAGCGCGAACGGAGGACGCTCGAGGCCGCGGCCGTCGTCGGCGTCGAGTTCGACCTCGACGTGCTGGCGATGCTGCTCGACGAGCCCGAGGCGTCCGTGCGCGCCTCGCTCGCGAGCGCGGGCCGGCGCGGCTTCGTGACCGAGGTCGACGGGGTCCTCTACCGCCACGCGTTCGCGCACGCCCTGCTGCGCGAGACGCTCTACGAGCAGCTGCCGGCGGCGCGGCGCATCGCGCTCCACGCCGCCGTCGTTCGCGCGCTCGAAGCGCAGGGAGCGGCCGCAGACGAGCGGCTCGCGACGCTCGCGCACCACGCGTTCGAGGCGGCGCGCGGCGGCGATGCGGGCGTCGCGCTCCGCCACTGCACGGCGGCGGGCGAGCACGCGCTCGCGCGGCTCGCGTTCGACGACGCCATCTCGCACTTCGAGCGGGCGCTCGCCGCGCAGCCGCACGCGGGGGCGGGCAAGGGCTGGGCGCTCTTCGCGGGGCTCGGCCAGGCGCTCCACGTGACGGGCCACCAGGAGCGGGCGCGCGCGATGTTCGCGCGCGCGGTCGACGCGGCGCGCGCGGCGGGGCCGACGGCGTTCGCATCGGCCGTGCTGCGCGTCGCCGCATCGGCGGCCGAGACGCTGGTGCAGGACGGCGAGATCACGGCGCTGCTCGAGGAGGCGCTCGCCGGGCTTCCGCCCGATGCGACGCCCCTGCGCGCCTTCCTGCTCGCGCGGCTCGCGTGGGGCCTGCAGATCGTGCCCGGCGCGCGCGCGCGCGCGCGGCGCCTGTCCGACGAGGCCGCCGACGTCGCGCGCGCGCTCGGCAACCCGCGCGCGCTCGAGTTCGTGCTGACGCCGCGGCTGCGCGGCCTCCTCGGCCCCGACGACGCCGACGAGCGGCGCGCGACCATCGACGAGATCCTGCGCCTCGACCCGACTCCGTCGGCCGAGCTCGACGCCTGGCTCACGCGCATCGGCGATCTCGCGGAAGCCGGCGATCGCGCCGGCCTCGACGCGGCGATCGCCGTGTTCGCGCGCGCGTCGGCCGCGCTCGGCATGCCGTACTTCGCGTGGGCGGCCGCGCGCTTCGACACCGCGATCGCGCTGCTCGACGGCCGGCTCGACGACGCCGAGTCGCTCGCCGCGCGCGCGCTCGAGCTCGGCGGCCGCGTGCTCCGCCGCTCGCCGGGCCTCGAGTACGCGCAGCAGATGTTCCTGCTGCGCGGCTGGCAGGACCGGCTCGAGGAGCTCGCTCCCGCGCTCGCCGCGGGCTTCGGCGAGGCGCCGCTGAACCCCGCGTGGCGGTGTGCGGTCGCGGACTTCTGCAGCGTGACGGGGCGCGTCGCCGAGGCGCGCCGCGAGCTCGACGCGATCGCCGCGTCGGGCTTCGATGCGATCCCGCGCGAAGGCGCCTGGCTCATGAGCATGTCGATGCTCGCCGGCGTGTGCGCGCGCATCGACGCGCGCCCGCACGCCGAGCCGCTCTACGAGCTGCTGCTGCCGTACCGCGATCGCATCGCGATCAGCCGCCCGCTCGTCGTCCTCGTCGAGCCGGTCGAGCTGAGCCTCGCGAAGCTCGCCGAGACGCTCGAGTGGTGGAGCGAGGCCGAGGCGCATCTCGACCGGGCGGCGAAGCGCGCGCTCGAGATGCGCGCGCCGCTCTGGCAGGGGGAGGTGCTGCTCCACCGCGGGGTGGTGCTCGGCCGGCGAGGGCACGAGGGCGATCGCGCGGCCGCGGCGGCCGCGCTCGACGAGGCGGAGTCGCTCGGCCGCGCGCACGGCATGCGGCTGCTCGTGCGCTGGGTCGCGGAAGCGCGGTCGGCGCTCGCCGTCGACCGCGCGCAGCTCGGGCCCGCCGGGACCGACGAGCGCACCGCGCGCGCGCGCGTCGGCGTCTTCCGCGAGGAAGGCGAGATGTGGACGCTCGCGTTCGAATCGCGCACCTCCCACCTGCGCCCGATGGTCGGCCTCTCCTACATCGCCGCGCTCCTCGCCGCGCCCGGGCGCGCGGTCCACGCCGCTGCGCTCGTCGCCTCGGCCGCGCGCGTCGGCCCGCGCGGCGAGGCGCAAGCGGCGGGCGATGCGGGCGAACACCTCGACGCCGCCGCGCGCGCGCAGTACGAGCGCCGCCGTCGCGAGGCGCGCGAGGCGCTCGCGGAGGCCGAGCGCTGCCACGACCTGGGTCGGGCCGAAACGCTCCGCTTCGAGGTCGAGATGCTCGAGGCGGAGGTCGCGCGCGCGGTCGGGCTCGGCGGCCGCGCGCGCCGCGCGGGCTCGGCGCAGGAGCGCGCGCGCGTCTCCGTCACGCGCGCGATCAAGTACGCGATCGACAAGATCGCCCCGTGCGATCCCGCGCTCGCCGAGCACCTGCGGCGGAGCATCCGGACGGGAACCTTCGCGAGCTACGAGCCCGCGAGCCGCGATCGCGTCGACTGGCGGCTCTGA
- a CDS encoding S41 family peptidase has product MNSKQNPAKRRPRAPLLHGALALAAAAVLASLPGPAAATELSCDRIPDLMRQFLQKHYQFNTPNDELRARVVDTFLRRLDPGKTLYLRDEATALEKRLQGVLLDVSEGNCAVLRELHEDVPRRYAAMERYIERAVSRDDYAIDPNVTLVIDPEKRARPATVEERNALYDRLIDFQMANYAVALAAESGALADGAKADGAKADGAKDEAADASHATIEVTPELLEKARQRLLKRQALQTKRAKETKLEDMYASFLDSFARALDPHSNYLSQDVFDDFTIQMQLSLEGIGVSLTYKDGYSVVDRVIPGGATAKQKALEPGDKIIAVAQEDGEFVDVVDMDLRDVVRLIRGPRDTTVRLGVLRDENARLNVAIVRERIDLEESAASLRVEEIERGDKKLRLGFVDLPSFYGDHNPAKRQSSRDMRKLLKEAKQENLDGLVLDLSRNGGGLLENAVEIAGLFVADGGVVAVKDTYGKLQVMHDPDDAIAWDGPLVVLTSRFSASASEIVAGAMKDYHRALLVGDDHTFGKGTVQSMVRQPPGLGAIKVTTALFFRPGGVSTQHEGVASDLTLPAEYDVDEFGEKHQPYSLATQQVAPFVEAHSAGGESAPWPPLTTDLVGELAQRSAERVKATAEFQEYEREVAEARARGGIVAVRDILSRSMPTEDATPEEPEDGEEHELTAHQHEALEILADYVTLGGHALADNRLSSANAPN; this is encoded by the coding sequence ATGAATTCCAAGCAGAATCCCGCGAAGCGGCGCCCGCGCGCCCCCCTGCTCCACGGCGCGCTCGCCCTCGCCGCCGCGGCGGTGCTCGCGTCGCTCCCCGGCCCGGCGGCCGCGACCGAGCTCTCCTGCGACCGCATCCCGGACCTGATGCGCCAGTTCCTCCAGAAGCACTACCAGTTCAACACGCCCAACGACGAGCTGCGCGCGCGCGTGGTCGACACCTTCCTGCGCCGGCTCGACCCGGGGAAGACGCTCTACCTGCGCGACGAGGCGACCGCGCTCGAGAAGCGCCTCCAGGGTGTGCTGCTCGACGTCAGCGAGGGCAACTGCGCCGTGCTGCGCGAGCTGCACGAGGACGTGCCCAGGCGCTACGCGGCGATGGAGCGGTACATCGAGCGCGCCGTCTCGCGCGACGACTACGCGATCGACCCGAACGTCACGCTCGTGATCGACCCCGAGAAGCGCGCGCGCCCCGCGACGGTCGAGGAGCGCAACGCGCTGTACGACCGGCTCATCGACTTCCAGATGGCGAACTACGCCGTCGCGCTCGCCGCCGAGAGCGGCGCGCTCGCCGACGGCGCGAAGGCCGACGGAGCCAAGGCCGACGGCGCGAAGGACGAGGCCGCGGACGCGAGCCACGCGACGATCGAGGTCACGCCCGAGCTGCTCGAGAAGGCGCGACAGCGCCTGCTCAAGCGCCAGGCCCTGCAGACGAAGCGCGCGAAGGAGACGAAGCTCGAGGACATGTACGCGAGCTTCCTCGACTCGTTCGCGCGCGCGCTCGACCCGCACTCGAACTACCTGTCGCAGGACGTGTTCGACGACTTCACGATCCAGATGCAGCTCTCGCTCGAGGGCATCGGCGTGTCGCTCACCTACAAGGACGGCTACTCGGTCGTCGACCGCGTGATCCCGGGCGGCGCGACCGCGAAGCAGAAGGCGCTCGAGCCCGGTGACAAGATCATCGCCGTCGCGCAGGAGGACGGCGAGTTCGTCGACGTCGTGGACATGGATCTGCGCGACGTCGTCCGCCTCATCCGCGGCCCGCGCGACACGACCGTCCGGCTCGGCGTGCTGCGCGACGAGAACGCGCGGCTGAACGTCGCGATCGTGCGCGAGCGCATCGACCTCGAGGAGTCCGCCGCCAGCCTGCGCGTCGAGGAGATCGAGCGCGGCGACAAGAAGCTGCGGCTCGGCTTCGTCGACCTCCCCTCGTTCTACGGCGACCACAACCCCGCGAAGCGCCAGAGCTCGCGCGACATGCGCAAGCTCCTGAAGGAGGCGAAGCAGGAGAACCTCGACGGCCTCGTGCTCGACCTGTCGCGCAACGGCGGCGGGCTGCTCGAGAACGCGGTCGAGATCGCCGGCCTGTTCGTCGCGGACGGCGGCGTCGTCGCGGTGAAGGACACGTACGGGAAGCTGCAGGTGATGCACGACCCCGACGACGCCATCGCGTGGGACGGCCCGCTCGTCGTGCTGACCTCGCGCTTCAGCGCCTCGGCGTCCGAGATCGTCGCGGGAGCGATGAAGGACTACCACCGCGCGCTGCTCGTCGGCGACGACCACACGTTCGGCAAGGGGACGGTGCAGAGCATGGTGCGGCAGCCGCCCGGGCTCGGCGCGATCAAGGTGACGACCGCGCTCTTCTTCCGGCCGGGCGGCGTGTCGACGCAGCACGAGGGCGTCGCGAGCGACCTCACCCTGCCCGCCGAGTACGACGTCGACGAGTTCGGCGAGAAGCACCAGCCGTACTCGCTGGCCACGCAGCAGGTGGCGCCCTTCGTCGAGGCGCACAGCGCGGGCGGCGAGAGCGCGCCGTGGCCGCCGCTCACGACCGACCTCGTCGGCGAGCTCGCGCAGCGGTCGGCCGAACGCGTGAAGGCGACGGCCGAGTTCCAGGAGTACGAGCGCGAGGTGGCGGAGGCGCGCGCGCGCGGCGGCATCGTCGCCGTCCGCGACATCCTCTCGCGCTCGATGCCGACCGAGGACGCGACGCCCGAGGAGCCCGAAGACGGCGAGGAGCACGAGCTCACGGCGCACCAGCACGAGGCGCTCGAGATCCTCGCGGACTACGTGACGCTCGGCGGGCACGCCCTCGCCGACAACCGCCTGTCCAGCGCGAACGCGCCGAACTGA